A section of the Carassius carassius chromosome 17, fCarCar2.1, whole genome shotgun sequence genome encodes:
- the LOC132160787 gene encoding actin-binding Rho-activating protein-like: MSTAAVQQNRPFSRAVRKIKVASAVNSLAKSWQNWANKHTDKQDTIPSGWMPDTIIEDAKEKQKEKSEMKLLVTPRVVSVNSEEGADDQIKTVMVTKAITPKCNEYGKDLVSVIKEKINTNQLTSEDTKSFLGNESPTRRRYCGGKAGTLAKVLGQKEEKTMGSRSSGSDAEDSGLGEEASLSDNSDQNESEQKKHVNRHKIKIATMNDLRSKWQRFAQDHIEGQKVNPFSEEFDYEHAMAIRLHKGDAGYGRPKEGSRTAQRADRAQKHIYREMEEMCFIIRDMGQRDEEGRIYVTFGRLFDRYVKISDKVVGILLRCRKHKMVDFKGEMLWKGQDDDIIITLLV, from the exons ATGAGTACTGCTGCTGTCCAGCAAAACCGGCCTTTCAGCAGAGCCGTCAGAAAGATCAAGGTGGCTTCGGCGGTGAACAGCCTCGCCAAAAGCTGGCAAAACTGGGCGAACAAACATACCGACAAGCAAGACACGATCCCAAGCGGATGGATGCCTGATACCATCATTGAAGATGCAAAAGAAAAGCAGAAGGAGAAGAGTGAGATGAAACTCTTGGTTACGCCTCGCGTGGTTTCGGTGAACAGCGAAGAAGGTGCAGACGACCAGATCAAGACCGTAATGGTGACTAAAGCCATCACACCAAAGTGTAACGAATACGGGAAAGACCTAGTGAGCGTCATCAAGGAGAAGATCAACACCAATCAGCTTACATCAGAGGATACCAAAAGCTTTCTTGGTAACGAATCTCCCACCAGAAGACGCTACTGTGGTGGCAAAGCAGGGACTTTGGCTAAAGTGCTTGGACAGAAAGAGGAAAAGACAATGGGATCCCGAAGTAGCGGTTCAGATGCTGAGGACAGTGGCCTTGGGGAGGAAGCGTCTCTGAGCGACAACAGCGATCAGAATGAAAGTGAACAGAAGAAACATGTCAACAGACACAAG ATTAAAATAGCCACGATGAACGACTTGAGGAGCAAGTGGCAGCGGTTCGCTCAAGACCACATTGAAGGTCAGAAGGTCAACCCTTTCAGCGAAGAGTTTGACTATGAACATGCCATGGCTATTCGACTCCACAAGGGCGATGCGGGATACGGGCGGCCCAAAGAGGGATCCAGAACAGCCCAGCGTGCCGATCGGGCCCAGAAACACATCTACCGTGAGATGGAGGAGATGTGCTTTATCATACGCGACATGGGCCAGCGGGATGAAGAGGGTCGTATCTATGTCACCTTCGGCCGCCTGTTCGACCGCTATGTCAAAATCTCAGATAAAGTTGTGGGAATTTTGTTGCGCTGTCGCAAACACAAGATGGTGGACTTTAAGGGTGAAATGCTCTGGAAGGGCCAGGATGATGACATTATAATCACATTACTAGTTTAA